The Alteromonas stellipolaris genome includes a region encoding these proteins:
- a CDS encoding DUF2189 domain-containing protein, whose product MSHHFKETPENAITQSGIARVIPCKELDIGDPIKWLSLGLRDAMRTPILTAVYGVMFAVIPWFIMYLVEMTGWHLVIMPAIVCFMLIGPFLAAGLYDVSWELEKGHKPTFMHSLRAMRRNAVNEWGFGILLMVMMIFWLRVASLIHALYPSNIETTLESLMPFLVLGSIVGAGFTLAMLFVTAFTQPILMERKVDLATALLTSVNAVWVNKVPMLIWGAIIFTAVAIGFVTGFVGFIILMPLIGYASWHAYIDAISTKRARKYD is encoded by the coding sequence ATGTCGCACCATTTTAAAGAAACCCCAGAAAATGCGATAACTCAAAGTGGTATTGCAAGGGTGATCCCTTGTAAGGAACTCGATATAGGCGATCCTATAAAATGGCTCTCACTTGGTTTACGTGACGCAATGCGTACACCTATTTTAACCGCGGTGTATGGTGTTATGTTTGCCGTGATCCCTTGGTTCATAATGTACTTGGTAGAAATGACAGGTTGGCATCTAGTGATAATGCCTGCCATTGTGTGTTTCATGTTGATTGGTCCTTTCTTAGCTGCAGGTTTATATGATGTAAGCTGGGAGTTGGAGAAAGGGCACAAGCCTACCTTTATGCATTCATTGCGAGCGATGCGAAGAAACGCTGTGAATGAGTGGGGGTTTGGCATATTGCTAATGGTGATGATGATTTTTTGGCTACGTGTAGCATCACTTATTCACGCATTGTACCCTTCGAACATTGAAACCACCCTTGAGAGTTTGATGCCATTTCTGGTACTGGGTTCAATAGTCGGTGCGGGTTTCACCTTAGCCATGTTATTTGTGACTGCGTTCACTCAACCTATATTAATGGAACGAAAAGTCGATTTGGCCACGGCGTTACTGACTAGTGTTAACGCAGTATGGGTAAACAAAGTTCCCATGCTTATATGGGGTGCAATTATATTTACGGCAGTCGCTATTGGTTTTGTTACCGGGTTCGTCGGCTTTATCATATTA
- a CDS encoding pyridoxal phosphate-dependent aminotransferase: MKTVSRSHKLDNVCYDIRGPIAAQAKKMEDEGHRILKLNIGNPAPFGFEAPDDILKDVIHNLPTSQGYSDSTGIYAARVAVMQYYQQRNIQHIRVDDVYIGNGVSELIMMAMQALLNHGDEVLIPSPDYPLWTAAVSLSSGSPVHYRCDEQAGWFPDLDDIKSKITSKTRAIVLINPNNPTGAVYDKALLQDVVNLAREHGLVVFSDEIYDKILYDDAEHTCIASLADDVFFVTFGGLSKNYRVAGFRSGWLVVSGNKRLAKDYIEGLNILSSMRMCANVPCQSAIQTALGGYQSINDLVKDTGRLRIQRDVAVDMLNSIDGIHCVKPKGAMYCFARVDEKKFNINNDEQMILDLLRAEKILLVHGKAFNLTDGVYFRLVFLPHSDVLVPALHRIGNFFQHYQQGA, encoded by the coding sequence ATGAAAACTGTATCTCGCTCACACAAATTAGATAACGTTTGTTATGACATTCGCGGCCCCATTGCGGCACAAGCTAAAAAAATGGAAGATGAAGGCCACCGTATTTTAAAACTAAATATTGGTAACCCTGCCCCATTTGGCTTTGAAGCCCCCGACGATATTCTTAAAGACGTTATTCATAACCTGCCCACTTCTCAAGGATATTCAGATTCAACGGGAATTTACGCAGCACGTGTGGCCGTCATGCAGTACTACCAGCAGCGCAACATTCAGCATATTCGTGTAGACGATGTATACATTGGTAACGGCGTTAGCGAATTGATAATGATGGCCATGCAAGCGCTACTTAATCATGGCGACGAAGTACTGATCCCGAGCCCTGATTATCCACTGTGGACCGCCGCTGTAAGTTTGTCATCAGGCTCTCCAGTACATTATCGTTGTGATGAACAAGCTGGCTGGTTCCCTGACTTAGACGACATCAAAAGCAAAATCACCAGCAAGACACGGGCTATTGTATTAATTAATCCCAATAACCCTACTGGCGCTGTTTACGATAAAGCCTTGTTGCAAGACGTAGTCAATTTGGCAAGAGAACATGGCTTGGTTGTTTTCAGTGATGAAATTTACGATAAAATTCTATACGACGATGCCGAACATACCTGTATTGCCTCTCTTGCTGACGATGTATTTTTCGTTACCTTTGGTGGCCTGTCTAAAAACTACCGCGTAGCAGGGTTTCGCTCTGGTTGGCTAGTGGTAAGCGGCAACAAACGCCTAGCAAAAGATTATATTGAAGGCTTAAATATTCTTTCTTCAATGCGAATGTGTGCAAACGTGCCTTGCCAAAGTGCAATTCAAACGGCGTTAGGTGGGTATCAGAGCATTAATGACCTAGTGAAAGACACGGGTCGTCTGCGTATTCAGCGTGATGTTGCGGTAGACATGCTTAACAGTATTGATGGAATACACTGCGTTAAACCCAAAGGCGCGATGTATTGTTTTGCCCGAGTTGATGAGAAAAAATTCAACATAAACAATGATGAGCAGATGATTTTAGATTTGCTCCGCGCTGAAAAGATTCTATTAGTACACGGTAAAGCGTTTAATCTGACTGACGGCGTTTATTTCCGTTTAGTGTTTTTACCGCATAGTGATGTGCTAGTTCCGGCGCTTCACCGTATAGGTAACTTCTTTCAACACTATCAACAAGGCGCTTAA
- the yfbR gene encoding 5'-deoxynucleotidase codes for MSDKSHFFAHLARLKLINRWPLMHNVRTENVQEHSLQVAMVAHALALIKNKFFGGTLNAERIATIAMFHDVSEVLTGDLPTPVKYYNPDIKHEYKKIEKIAENILIDMAPDAFKEDYASLIDANFHTEEEAFIVKAADVLCAYLKTLEELSAGNQEFKLAKKRLDKILKEYHSDEVDYFLTRYVPSFSLSLDEITQEEI; via the coding sequence GTGTCAGATAAAAGTCATTTTTTTGCTCACCTTGCCCGATTAAAGCTTATTAATCGCTGGCCACTTATGCACAATGTACGTACTGAAAACGTTCAGGAGCATAGCTTACAAGTGGCCATGGTGGCTCACGCCCTCGCCTTAATAAAGAACAAGTTTTTTGGCGGAACATTAAATGCAGAACGCATCGCCACTATCGCCATGTTTCACGATGTGTCTGAAGTGCTAACGGGCGATTTACCAACACCGGTAAAATACTATAATCCAGACATCAAGCACGAATACAAAAAGATTGAAAAGATAGCCGAAAATATTTTAATCGACATGGCACCAGACGCATTCAAAGAAGATTACGCTTCACTTATTGATGCTAATTTTCATACTGAAGAAGAAGCTTTTATTGTTAAAGCTGCCGATGTGCTGTGTGCCTACTTGAAAACTTTAGAAGAACTTTCAGCAGGAAACCAAGAATTCAAACTGGCTAAAAAGCGGTTAGATAAGATTTTAAAAGAATATCACTCAGATGAAGTCGATTATTTCTTAACCCGCTATGTACCTAGCTTTTCGCTTAGCTTAGACGAAATTACCCAGGAAGAAATTTAA
- a CDS encoding RDD family protein — MKADEIEQLALSDSETRDVITPYAFKVDQALLGIPLAPPVKRAMAMVIDVILIFMAAKLSATLIAFVAAMAFYKGTAQQYLPKMSSFWRRALKLFAASFLFVSSLTVLSLAIDFFEGDSTIQGTQINKAEQKEELSEHDKSIIRTYLAQTDDDKNCDDICQSAASAKLVTQLPELAEIEDVGNSQVTRALLHLMVIADGEAIAAGDGVKNLDLAPESISDEVTNESNTTPVTSILQWGKGIIQDLGLGFGWAAVYFTLFSLLWRGQTPGKKVCNIRVVSLSGEPLGMLDCFGRYGGYGAGFATGLLGFLQVYWDPNRQAIQDKISATVVIQGSVNQVVTAKTVADAVKD, encoded by the coding sequence TATTCCTTTGGCCCCACCTGTTAAACGCGCGATGGCAATGGTTATTGATGTCATTTTAATATTTATGGCTGCAAAGCTTAGCGCAACGTTAATTGCCTTTGTTGCTGCTATGGCTTTTTATAAAGGCACAGCACAACAATACCTTCCTAAAATGTCGTCGTTTTGGCGCAGAGCCCTAAAGCTTTTTGCAGCAAGCTTTTTATTTGTAAGCTCGCTAACGGTACTCTCGTTAGCAATAGACTTCTTTGAAGGCGATAGCACCATACAAGGAACACAAATAAACAAAGCAGAACAAAAAGAGGAGTTAAGTGAGCATGATAAATCAATAATACGCACATATTTAGCGCAAACAGACGACGATAAAAACTGCGATGATATCTGCCAAAGTGCTGCTAGTGCTAAATTAGTTACTCAATTGCCTGAGCTTGCTGAAATTGAAGACGTTGGAAATAGTCAAGTTACTCGAGCGCTTTTGCACTTAATGGTCATAGCAGATGGTGAAGCTATAGCAGCAGGTGATGGTGTTAAAAATTTAGATTTAGCGCCAGAGAGCATTTCGGACGAAGTTACCAATGAAAGCAACACAACACCTGTAACCAGTATTTTGCAGTGGGGCAAAGGCATTATACAAGACTTAGGTCTAGGTTTTGGTTGGGCTGCTGTTTACTTTACCTTGTTCTCGTTACTTTGGCGCGGACAAACTCCAGGTAAAAAAGTATGTAATATTCGCGTGGTTTCGCTAAGCGGAGAGCCACTTGGCATGCTTGATTGCTTTGGCCGGTACGGCGGCTACGGAGCCGGTTTTGCGACGGGGCTATTAGGCTTTTTACAGGTTTACTGGGATCCAAACAGACAGGCCATTCAGGATAAAATATCAGCCACCGTAGTTATTCAAGGGAGCGTGAACCAAGTTGTAACTGCAAAAACTGTTGCTGATGCGGTTAAAGATTAG
- a CDS encoding anti-phage deoxyguanosine triphosphatase, which yields MTVQKWEQELHARRLPRSVSRDGDHRNPYQRDKARVLHSAAFRRLQAKTQVLGVGLSDFYRTRLTHSLEAAQIGTGITAQLIGKFPDIASKLALDATLIETLCLAHDIGHPPFGHGGEIALHYMMHEHGGFEGNGQTFRIITQLEPYTAEHGMNLCRRSVLGLVKYPNFIDSLTAPKVYGERPASLRQVKASQWHPPKGLFRCDEPLFDWLLAPFSASDKDRLMSFNQFDTKHSKTRFKSFDCSIMELADDIAYGIHDLEDAIVMDMVNRQDFISDVTVPLKTLEIKWLSDNIDELTDKLFSKAHHERKNAIGALVNSFITAIEIADVEGFEHPLLAYNAKMPTDFESGLELFKRFVYKKVIRRPDVQQLEYKGQMVVMELLEAFSSDPERLLPENTQERWLKACEQSNGMRVLADYISGMTDEFASRLYGTLFSPRQGGIQDSFHI from the coding sequence GTGACAGTACAAAAGTGGGAACAAGAATTACACGCACGCAGACTGCCGCGCAGTGTTTCTCGAGATGGTGATCATCGTAATCCCTACCAGCGAGATAAAGCTCGCGTACTGCACAGTGCCGCTTTTCGACGTTTACAAGCCAAAACCCAAGTATTAGGTGTTGGCCTAAGTGACTTTTATCGCACTCGTCTTACTCATTCTTTAGAGGCTGCGCAAATAGGCACTGGCATTACCGCCCAATTAATCGGTAAGTTTCCAGATATCGCCAGCAAATTAGCCCTTGATGCCACGCTTATTGAAACCCTATGCTTGGCTCATGATATCGGCCACCCGCCATTTGGTCACGGTGGTGAAATTGCCCTTCATTATATGATGCACGAACATGGCGGCTTTGAAGGCAACGGCCAAACTTTTCGCATAATTACTCAATTAGAGCCCTACACCGCCGAACATGGCATGAACCTATGCCGCCGAAGTGTACTGGGCCTTGTAAAGTACCCTAATTTTATTGATTCTTTAACAGCCCCTAAGGTTTACGGTGAACGCCCCGCTTCATTACGCCAAGTAAAAGCCAGCCAGTGGCATCCCCCTAAAGGCTTGTTTCGCTGTGACGAACCTTTATTCGATTGGTTACTAGCGCCGTTTAGCGCCTCTGACAAAGACAGGTTAATGTCTTTCAATCAGTTTGATACCAAGCACAGTAAAACCCGCTTTAAGTCGTTTGATTGCTCAATTATGGAACTTGCGGATGATATTGCCTACGGCATCCACGATTTAGAAGATGCGATTGTGATGGATATGGTGAATCGACAAGATTTTATTAGTGATGTCACCGTTCCGCTAAAAACACTAGAGATAAAATGGTTGTCAGATAACATTGATGAACTTACCGATAAGCTTTTCAGCAAAGCTCATCACGAGCGTAAAAACGCCATTGGTGCTCTGGTAAACAGTTTTATTACGGCCATAGAAATAGCCGATGTAGAAGGCTTTGAGCATCCACTGCTTGCTTATAATGCCAAAATGCCTACCGACTTTGAAAGTGGCTTAGAACTATTTAAGCGTTTTGTGTATAAAAAAGTGATTCGTCGCCCTGATGTACAACAGCTTGAATATAAAGGTCAAATGGTAGTAATGGAGCTACTAGAAGCCTTTAGTTCTGATCCCGAACGCTTATTGCCAGAAAACACGCAAGAGCGCTGGTTGAAAGCATGCGAACAAAGCAACGGCATGCGAGTGCTTGCTGATTATATTTCCGGTATGACAGATGAGTTTGCCTCACGGTTATATGGAACACTTTTTTCCCCTCGACAAGGTGGTATTCAAGACAGCTTCCATATTTAG